The following coding sequences are from one Ornithorhynchus anatinus isolate Pmale09 chromosome 11, mOrnAna1.pri.v4, whole genome shotgun sequence window:
- the BSX gene encoding brain-specific homeobox protein homolog, with product MNLNFTSPVHPAVSSQRPTSFFIEDILLHKPKPLREVAPDPFAGSLASRVPLLDYGYPLMPAPTLLAPHPHHPLHKSDHHHHPYFLTASGVPVPALFPHPPHAELPGKHCRRRKARTVFSDSQLSGLEKRFEIQRYLSTPERVELATALSLSETQVKTWFQNRRMKHKKQLRKSQDEPKAPDGSESSERSPRGPEPSPAPRPGPPAGPYALAEPEPELDIGEEGELGPGPHLL from the exons ATGAACCTCAACTTCACCTCCCCGGTCCACCCAGCGGTGTCTTCCCAGCGCCCCACGTCTTTCTTCATCGAGGACATTCTACTGCACAAGCCCAAGCCGCTGCGCGAGGTGGCCCCCGACCCGTTCGCCGGCTCTCTGGCCTCCCGGGTGCCCCTGCTAGACTATGGCTACCCGCTCATGCCCGCGCCGACGCTCCTGGCCCCACACCCGCATCACCCGCTGCACAAGagcgaccaccaccaccacccctacTTCCTCACCGCCTCCG GTGTGCCTGTCCCCGCCCTGTTCCCGCACCCTCCGCACGCCGAGCTCCCGGGGAAGCACTGCCGGCGCCGCAAAGCCCGCACCGTGTTCTCCGACTCTCAGCTCTCTGGGCTGGAGAAGAGGTTCGAGATCCAGCGCTATCTGTCCACCCCGGAACGCGTGGAGCTGGCCACGGCGCTCAGCCTGTCCGAGACGCAG GTGAAGACGTGGTTTCAGAACCGCAGGATGAAACACAAGAAGCAGCTGCGGAAAAGCCAAGACGAGCCCAAGGCCCCGGACGGATCGGAGAGCTCCGAGCGCAGCCCCCGCGGGCCCGAGccgtcccccgccccgcggcccggccctcccgccgGACCCTACGCGCtggccgagcccgagcccgagctggacatcggggaggagggggagctgggccCCGGGCCGCACCTGCTctga